One part of the Ornithorhynchus anatinus isolate Pmale09 chromosome 21, mOrnAna1.pri.v4, whole genome shotgun sequence genome encodes these proteins:
- the YPEL1 gene encoding protein yippee-like 1 yields the protein MVKMTKSKTFQAYLPACHRTYSCVHCRAHLANHDELISKSFQGSQGRAYLFNSVVNVGCGPAEERVLLTGLHAVADIYCENCKTTLGWKYEHAFESSQKYKEGKFIIEVAHMIKDNGWE from the exons atGGTCAAGATGACCAAGTCGAAGACCTTCCAGGCGTACCTGCCCGCCTGCCATCGCACCTACAGCTGCGTCCACTGCAGGGCCCACCTGGCCAACCACGACGAGCTCATCTCCAAG TCGTTCCAAGGGAGCCAGGGCCGAGCCTACCTCTTCAATTCCGT ggtgaACGTGGGCTGCGGCCCCGCCGAAGAGCGAGTCCTGCTGACCGGCCTGCACGCCGTCGCCGACATCTACTGTGAGAACTGCAAGACCACGCTCGGCTGGAAATAC GAGCACGCGTTCGAGAGTAGCCAGAAGTACAAGGAAGGGAAGTTCATCATCGAGGTCGCCCACATGATCAAGGACAACGGGTGGGAGTGA